From Camelus bactrianus isolate YW-2024 breed Bactrian camel chromosome 16, ASM4877302v1, whole genome shotgun sequence, the proteins below share one genomic window:
- the LOC141573304 gene encoding transmembrane 4 L6 family member 5, giving the protein MCTGKCARFVGLSLVSLSLICITANALLLVPNGRTTWTKDHISLQVWLMAGFIGGGLMILCPGIAAVRAGGKGCCGAGCCGNRCRMLRSIFCSAFGLLGGIYCLSVSGTALRIGPKCLMNDTWDYHFKETLGSYLYNRTQWSLCVQPPGIVYWNVTLFSLLVAASCLEILLCGLQLVNATIGVFCGDCRKKEGAPH; this is encoded by the exons ATGTGCACGGGGAAGTGTGCCCGCTTTGTGGGGCTCTCCCTCGTCTCCCTCTCCCTGATCTGCATCACGGCCAACGCTCTCCTGCTGGTGCCCAACGGGAGGACCACCTGGACCAAGGATCACATCAGCTTGCAAGTCTGGCTCATGGCCGGCTTCATCGGCGGGGGCCTGATG ATACTGTGTCCGGGAATTGCTGCCGTCCGCGCAGGGGGCAAAGGCTGTTGTGGTGCAGGCTGCTGTGGAAATCGCTGCAGG ATGCTGCGCTCGATCTTTTGCTCCGCGTTCGGGTTGCTTGGTGGCATCTACTGCCTCTCGGTATCAGGAACTGCGCTCCGAATTGGACCCAAATGCTTAATGAATGACACCTGGGATTACCACTTCAAAGAGACCTT gGGCTCTTATCTGTACAACCGCACGCAGTGGAGCTTGTGCGTGCAGCCGCCTGGTATTGTCTACTGGAACGTGACTCTCTTCTCGCTGCTGGTGGCCGCCTCGTGCCTGGAGATCTTGCTGTGTGGGCTGCAGCTGGTGAACGCGACCATTGGTGTCTTCTGTGGCGATTGCAGGAAGAAAGAG GGCGCCCCCCACTGA
- the LOC141573566 gene encoding vitelline membrane outer layer protein 1 homolog, with protein MELGAGAKLLLLLLWATCRRHASADGLGGYTSVIRVTNGGPWGDWAWPEMCPEGFFARGFSLKVEPPQGALGDDTALNGIRLHCVGRNAALDTHVVESESGRWGAWREPLWCPGGGFLVAFSLRVEVPVTPGDNTAANNVRFRCSDGTELQGPGLTWGKFGGWSEPCPKGLCGLQTKIQRPEGLLDDTALNDARFFCCRS; from the exons ATGGAGCTGGGTGCGGGAgccaagctgctgctgctgctgctgtgggcGACATGCCGCAGACATGCTAGCGCAGATGGTCTGGGCGGCTACACGTCGGTCATCAGGGTGACCAACGGGGGCCCCTGGGGCGACTGGGCCTGGCCCGAGATGTGTCCTGAGGGATTCTTCGCCAGAGGCTTCTCACTCAAG GTGGAGCCCCCACAAGGCGCTCTTGGAGACGACACCGCTCTGAACGGGATCCGGCTGCACTGCGTGGGGCGGAATGCGGCGCTCGACACTCACGTGGTGGAATCGGAGTCTGGAAG GTGGGGCGCGTGGAGGGAGCCCCTGTGGTGTCCCGGCGGCGGCTTCCTCGTGGCTTTCTCGCTCCGCGTGGAGGTCCCTGTGACCCCCGGGGACAACACGGCTGCGAACAACGTGCGCTTCCGCTGCTCCGACGGCACGGAGCTGCAGGGGCCCGGCCTGACCTGGGGCAAATTTGGAGGCTGGAGTGAGCCGTGCCCTAAAGGCTTGTGCGGCTTGCAGACCAAGATCCAGCGGCCCGAAGGCCTCCTTGATGACACCGCCCTAAACGACGCGCGCTTTTTCTGCTGCCGCAGTTGA